A region of Saimiri boliviensis isolate mSaiBol1 chromosome 10, mSaiBol1.pri, whole genome shotgun sequence DNA encodes the following proteins:
- the LOC101030950 gene encoding olfactory receptor 9A1 codes for MLGNSSSATEFFLLGFPGSQEVRRIFFVTFFFLYSVTVMGNTVIIITVCVSKHLQSPMYFFLGHLSVLEVLITSTAVPFMLWGLLLPNTQIISLAACAAQLYLYLSLSTSELALLGAMAVDHYMAVCNPLRYNIIMNSSTCIWVVIVSWVFGFLSEIWPVYATFQLTFCKSNVLDHFYCDRGQLLKVSCEDTLFTEFILFLMAVFIIIGPLIPTIVSYTYIISTILKIPSASGRRKSFSTCASHFTYVVIGFGSCFFLYVKPKQTQAAEYNKVASLLVLVVTPFLNPFIFTLWNDKFIQAFGDVLKRCYQLVKS; via the coding sequence ATGTTGGGAAATTCCTCCAGTGCCACCGAATTTTTTCTCTTAGGATTCCCTGGCTCCCAAGAAGTACGTCGTATCTTTTTtgtgactttcttctttttgtactCAGTGACAGTGATGGGAAACACAGTCATCATTATCACTGTCTGTGTCAGTAAACATCTGCAATCCCCCATGTATTTCTTCCTTGGCCACCTCTCTGTCCTGGAGGTCCTGATCACATCCACCGCTGTTCCTTTTATGCTCTGGGGGTTGCTGCTTCCAAACACTCAGATCATATCTTTGGCTGCATGTGCTGCACAGCTGTATTTATACCTTTCTTTGAGTACCTCGGAGTTGGCATTACTTGGAGCAATGGCTGTAGACCATTACATGGCTGTGTGTAACCCTTTGAGGTACAACATCATTATGAACAGCAGCACCTGCATTTGGGTGGTAATTGTGTCATGGGTTTTTGGGTTTCTTTCTGAAATCTGGCCGGTCTATGCCACTTTTCAGCTTACTTTCTGCAAATCAAATGTGTTAGATCATTTTTACTGTGATAGAGGGCAATTGCTCAAGGTGTCCTGTGAGGATACTCTTTTCACagagtttattctttttctaatggCCGTTTTCATTATCATTGGTCCTTTGATCCCTACAATTGTCTCCTACACCTACATCATCTCCACCATCCTCAAGATCCCATCAGCCTCTGGCCGGAGGAAATCCTTCTCCACCTGTGCCTCCCACTTCACTTATGTTGTGATCGGCTTTGGCAGCTGCTTTTTTCTCTATGTGAAACCCAAGCAAACACAGGCAGCTGAGTATAATAAGGTAGCATCACTGCTGGTTTTAGTGGTGACCCCTTTTCTGAACCCTTTTATCTTCACCCTGTGGAATGACAAATTCATACAGGCCTTTGGAGATGTCTTGAAACGCTGCTATCAACTCGTCAAAAGTTAA